The genomic stretch GCCGGACACGGGGACCCACGAGCGTTGGGCTGGTACGGACGGGTGCTGGCACGCACCCCCGGCACCGAGGTCCGCATCGAGAGCTATACGTTGGCAGCTCCCGGCGAAGGTACCGAGGCATTAAGTACCCGCTGGTTTGATGAGGCTTCGCGCCGTTTCGGCGAGAACGTTGATAACCGTCTGGTTGTCGCGCTCTCGGACCGCGACCTTGATCTGGGCCTCTCCACGGCCCGCAGCCGACTCAACCTGGCCAATATTCTTGATTCAGCCTCCCAGATGAGCATCAAAGCACTGGTAGTAGGCCCGGCGCCGGGCTTGGACCCCGAGCGTAATGCCCGCCTGGCCGAATTATCGCATGTCTATGCGGACGTGGCCACGCGCCGTAAACACCACTACGTGGATACCTTCACCCCGTTGCAGAATCATGCCCAGTGGCGTAACGATCTCACGGTCAATGGTGGGCTTCCGGGACAGGCCGGGTACGGGCTGATGGCCTGGCTGGTACTCCATCGCGGCTGGTACTCCTGGCTTGGTTTGCAGGAGCCCGGCGCCAGCTAGTCGGCCCGGTCAGATTCGACTTTGGGGATCGGGTCTGGTGTATGAAAGACTGGTAAAAGTCCAATTTTTGGGTCAGTACATTGAAGGAGATTCACATGAGCAAGCGCGCACGTAAGCGTCGGGGCCGTAAGTCCGGTGGAGCAAACCACGGTAAGCGTCCCAACACCTAAATCGCTGCATTGTTGGGCACTGGTGACACACCGTACCCACGCAATTTAGGGCTTGGCCACTAAAAAGGGCCGGATCCCCCGCACCGCCGCAAGGCGATGAGTCGGGGATCCGGCCCTTTTAGCATGTCCGATAGAACGGCATTTTTCCTACGCGTGTCCGATTTCCACCTGGATCTCGGAAATCCGCGAAATAATTTTTGACTTCAACGTGTCAGGAGCGATCTCCTGGCAGCTACGTCGAACCACCGAGCGAATGATGCACTCAAGGTCGTATTCCTCGGTGCATTCGGCACAATGTTCCAGGTGCTCCTTGACGTCGGAGAGGTCCTTCAGCGACAGCGCACCATCAAGGTATTCGTACAGGCGGACGATGCGATTGTCGTCGCAGTCCCCTAGTGATTGGCAGTCACCCATTATTTCTTCTCCGCTCCGGGCTTGGGTGCCCCTTTGGTCTTAGATGCTGTGTTGATTCCACGCTCCTGCGCGTAATCGGCGAGCAATTCCCTCAATTGTTTTCTTCCGCGGTGCAAGCGCGACATCACCGTGCCAATCGGTACCCCGAGGATGTCAGCGGCGTCCTTGTACGGGAAGCCCTCCACGTCCACGAAGTAGACCGCCAGCCGGAATTCTTCGGCGATGGACTGCAACGCATTTTTCACGTCGGAGTCCGGCAGGTGGTCAAGTGCCTCCACCTCCGCTGAACGCAACCCGCTGGGGGTGTGCTCGGCGGACTTGGCCATCTGCCAGTCCTCGATGGTGTCGGTGCCGGTGCGCAATGGTTCACGCTGCCGCTTGCGGTACAGGTTGATGTAGGTGTTGGTCAGGATCCGGTACAGCCAAGCCTTGAGGTTAGTCCCCGGCTTGTACTGGTGGAATGCCGAATACGCCTTGGTATAGGCCTCCTGGACCAGATCTTCTGCGTCCGATGGGTTCCGCGCCATGCGCATCGCAGCGGAATAGAGCTGGTCAACATATTGGAGCGCGTCACGCTCGAAGCGCTCGCGGCGTTGTGCTTCGGTCTCGTCGGCTACCGGAACAGTGTCGGTGCCCTGCATATGCTCGGTCATTACCGCCAAGTCTACGCGTAGCGTCGCTTCGCTCGGGGCCGGGGAATTAGCCGTCAATACTCCCATATGTCCTCCGCCTCATGGCATTAAATGTGTGATCTCTTCATGGCCGCGCTCGGATCGGAAAATCCTTGCGAAAGTTGCGCCATGCTTGGATAACACGCAAGCGCCCGACTCTATTCCACGCCGGGTGCCGCGCTACGGCTAGAATTGGGGCCGGAGCCCACATCGATGGAGGGGTTAAACCGGCCGGCAGGCGTGAACCAACGACACCGGCGCCGTCCCCACCATCCACGTGAGAATCCCCCACCGCGCGGGTAAGACCGCGACACAGCAACAAATTCGGAGGCAGCCGTTGAGCACCAAAGACATCCTGGACACCGTATGGGACGCACCCCACCCCGCGTACCCAGTTAACGGCACCGTCATCGTTCCGGCGTCCAAGTCTTTGACCAACAGGTACCTGTTGCTCGCCGCATTGGCCGATGGGCCATCACGCATTTACAACGCTCTGGCCTCGCGAGATTCCGATCTGATGATCGGTGCACTGCGCGCTCTGGGCACCGGGATCGAGTCCATCAGCTCCGCCGATGGCACCGTGGAGCTTCGCATCACCCCGCTGGATCTTGAACGCGAGCTGGGTCAGGTGCAGATCGACTGCGGTCTGGCCGGAACCGTGATGCGCTTTGTTCCGCCGCTGGCGGCCTTGGTCCGCGGGAACATCACCTTTGATGGGGATCCGCACGCGCGGCTTCGCCCCATGGCCCCGGTGCTCACGGCCCTGAGTGATCTGGGGGTGCACGTGCACGAGAATGGTGAGCCCGGCCTGCTGCCAGCCACCATCACCGGGACCGGCTCACTGGCCGGGGGCCGGATCGTTGTTGACGCATCGGCATCCTCCCAATTCATCAGCGCGCTGATGCTGGTTGCGGCCCGGACCGAACACGGAGTGGAGATTGTTGCCGCGCCGGGCACCATCGCCAGCCCCGATCACATCGAGATGACCGTCGCCACGCTGCGCGAACTGGGAGTGGAGATCACACGGCCCACCGAGCGCAGCTGGAAGATCGAACCGGGGCGCATCACAGCCTTTGAACGCACCATGGAACCGGATCTCTCCAATGCCGGGCCATTCCTGGCCGCCGCCATGGTCACCGCTGGCACCGTGCGCATCCCACACTGGCCGGTGCGCACCACGCAGGTCGGGGACCAATGGCGCACCATCCTCACGCGCATGGGGGCACAAATCACCCATCATGAGGACGGGATTCTTGAAATCACCGGACCGGCGAAGATCAGCGGCATCAACTACGCCGATTCTTCCGAGTTGGCCCCGACGCTGGCCGCCATCTGCGCCCTGGCCACCGAGCCCTCACGACTCACCGGCATCGCCCACCTGCGTGGCCACGAAACCGACAGGCTTGCTGCCCTGGTCACCGAGCTGAACAAGCTCGGCGGGAAAGTCACCGAACTTCACGACGGGCTGCTGATCGAGCCGGCCACGCTGCATGGCGGCGAGTTCGGTACCTATGCGGACCACCGGATGGCCACCGCCGGAGCCATCATCGGCCTGGCGGTACCCGAGGTCAAGGTCCTTGACATCGGAACCACCGCCAAGACCATGCCCGATTTCCCCGAACTTTGGACGACGCTGGCTACCAGCGGAAAGGCCACACACTAAGCACATGGCACGCAATACCGAGGATTGGGAAGACTTCACCGTCCGCGCCCGCCCCAATAAAAAGGGCACCCGCCCCCGCACCAAGGACCGCCCGGCCTACGAGGACGCCCTGATCGGGAGAATCATCACCGTTGACCGTGGCCGCTATCGCGCGATCCTGGATGAGGACGGCCCGCAGGAGCGGATTGTGATTGCTGCCCGTGCTCGCGAGCTACGCCGCAACCCGGTGGTGCCCGGGGACTTTGTGGCGCTGGTGGGCGATACCTCCGGGGATCCGGACACGCTCGCGCGTCTGGTGCGCATCGAGAACCGCAGCACCTTGCTGCGCCGCAGTGCCGATGATACCGATCCGGTGGAGCGCGTGGTGGTGGCCAACGTGGATCAGCTGGTGATCGTGGTGGCGGCCGCCAACCCGGAACCGCGTACCGGTTTCATCGATCGGGCGATCGTTGCTGCCTTTGATGCGGGTATCAGCCCGCTGCTGTGCATCACCAAGGCGGACGTGCGTGACCCGGAACCCTTCTTAGAGAACTACCGCCACCTGGACATTGACATCGTGGTCTCGCGCACCACCGATGAAACGGCCACCGGCATCGATGCGCGCAGCGCCGATGGACTCTCCGCCCGCTTGGCCGGTACCCCGGTGGAGGCTCTGCGTGAGCATCTGGCCTCGAAGGTTTCGGTGGTCATCGGTCACTCCGGTGTCGGCAAGTCCACGCTGGTCAACGCGCTCACCGGTGCCCAGCGCGCCACCGGCAACGTTAATGCCGTCACGGGCCGCGGCCGGCACACCTCGTCCTCGGCCCTGGCGCTAAGAATCGATGACGCTCCGGCGGGCAGCTGGATCATCGATACCCCCGGCATTCGCTCCTTCGGGTTGGCCCTGGTCGACCCGGAAAACATCTTGAACGCGTTTGCCGATTTGGTCCCCGTGGCCAATCGGTGTGCCCGCGGTTGCACGCATAAGGCCGCCGAGCCGAAATGTGCCCTAGACGCCTGGGTCGCCTCCGGCGAGGCGGGGCCGGTGGGCATCGCCCGGCTGGAATCCTACCGTCGACTCCTGGGTCAGGACGAAGAGACTGAAACCAAGGAGCTCGGCTCCATCTAGCTCGCCCCGAGCTCGCTGCGTGGGGCAGATCGGTGCGTTGCGGGCCCCTAGATGCGGCCAATGGGCGGTGGCTGGTGCGTGTGATTCCGCACACCAGGCACCGCTGTGCGTCATGCCGGGGCCTTTGACCGGTTTCTTGCAGCACGCGCGTCACCACGTGGGATAGGTTAAAAGACATGAACACCGACGTGATGACCTACCTTGATGACCTGCGCCTAGCCCATGTCATTGCCGACTCGGTCGATTCCCTGACGCTTTCGCGTTTCAAGGCAGTTGACCTCGTCGTGGAGACCAAGCCGGATTTGACCCCGGTCTCCGATGCGGACAAGGCGGCGGAGGAAACCATCAGGTCACACATTGCCCGGGCACGGCCGCGTGATGCCATTACCGGCGAAGAATTCGGTACCACCGGCAAGTCGAACCGGCACTGGGTCATCGACCCGATTGATGGCACCAAAAACTTTGTGCGTGGCGTTCCGGTGTGGGCCACGCTGATCGCCCTGATTGACGATGGAGAACCCGTGGTGGGTTTGGTCTCCGCTCCGGCGCTGAACCGCCGCTGGTGGGCCGCCAAGGACCTCGGTGCGTTCACCGGTCGCTCGCTGACCAGCGCCCACCGGCTCCAGGTCTCCTCGGTGAGCAAATTATCCGATGCCTCGATGTCCTACTCCTCGCTGAGCGGTTGGAAGGAACGCGGGCAACGGGAGAACTTCCTGGAGCTCACCGACTCGTTGTGGCGCACACGCGCCTATGGCGACTTCTGGTCCTACTGCATGGTGGCGGAGGGTGCCATTGATCTGGCCGCCGAGCCCGAACTGAACCTCTACGATATGGCCGCTCTGGTTCCGATCGTTCGCGAAGCCGGCGGCCGCTTCACCTCGGTCGAAGGTGTGGAGGGCTGCGATGGCGGAAATGCCGTGGCCAGCAACGGCCTGCTGCACGATGCGGCACTGGAAATTTTGAACGCCGGCCGCTAATGTCCCCGGCACCATTAACGGCCAGCGAGGAAAACTACCTCAAGGCGCTCCACGCGCTGACCGAATGGGAAAACGACCCGGTCACCACCGGGAACATCGCCGCCCAGCTGGGTGTTGCCCCGGCGTCGGCTACCTCCATGGTGTCCAAGTTGGCGGGCAAAAACCTGCTGATTCACCCGCCCTATGGTGCCATTTCCTTCACCGAGGCTGGCCGACTGGCCGCGCTTTCGGTGGTGCGCCGGCACCGGCTCATCGAGACGTTCCTGCTCAAGGAGCTCGACTATGGGTGGGATGAGGTGCATGAGGAGGCGGAACAACTTGAGCACACCGTCTCCCCACGGTTCATTGAGGCCCTTGCCGCCCGCTTGGGCCACCCGGCCGCTGATCCCCACGGTGATCCAATCCCCGGTCCAGACGGCGCCATGGTGATGCCGCCGGCCGTCCGGCTAGACAGGTTTTATGCCGCGGGATCCCCAAGCCAGGCGATCATTTCGCGCATTAGCGATGAAGACCCAGCCTTCCTTCGGCTGTGCACCGATTTAGGGATCTCCCCCGGCAGCACCATCGAGCTGCCCCACCCAGAACTGAGCATTTTCGACACGACGATGTTGTGGGTGCTTGCCGTACCCACCGACGCCTAACCACCTGACCACGATGGTCATCTGGCACGCTTCATGATGAAAGCAGACCCGCCGCAGACAAGCACCGAAGCGGTCAAGGCCACAGCACGGATCACCGCCGGTAATCTGTTGGCCGTGATGGTGGGCGGATTCCTTGGGGCCGCGCTGCGTGTGGGACTCGGCTTCGTCTTCCCCGAAGATGGCGGATTCCCCATCACCACGCTGGTGGTCAATATCAGCGGAACGGCTGCCCTGGCGGCCCTGACCAGCTACTGGCAGGTGACTCATCGCGGCCGGCCCTGGTTACGCGCGGGAATCGGCACCGGCTTCCTGGGCGCCTACACCACCTTCTCCTCCCTTGTCCTGTTTATCTTGGATACCCCGCTCCCATTGGCACTGAGCGCGCTATTGGTCTCACTGAGCGGATGCGCCGCTGTGGCATGGCTGGTCATGGCGGGAGTCGAACGCATGGTGCGACCTCCTGTGGGGGCGCAGACTGACCCCGGTGCCGCGGGACCGGCAGTGAGAAGCGAGAACGGCGGGGAGGGCTCGTGAGTCTCTTGTGGCCCGGAGGGTTCCTGCTGATCGCCCTGGCGGGTGCCCTCGGCGCACTGATTCGCTATCTCATTGATGTTTTCATTTCCGCGAGGCAGCATGCGCAGCCGCGGCGTGGTGCAAAAATCTTCCCGGCCGGCATCCTTGTGGCCAATACCGCTGCGGCGTTCCTAGTGGGCGCTACTGCCGCATGGGCCCGGAATCACGGCGTCGGGATGGATCTTTTTTCACTTTCCCGCTTCTCGGATCTGGTCGTTGTGGCACTGATCCTCGGCGTGGGCGGCGGATTGAGCACCATGAGTACATTCATGCTGGCCGTGGTCTCACTGTGGCGCTCCGGCGCGCGCGCCATGGCGCTCAGCTACCTCGGAGCTACGGTTATCGCCGGACTCTGCGCGGGACTAGCGGGAATTTTGCTCGGGAGACTACTTCCCTAAGTGGTTGCGAGTGACTCCACTCCGAGCATCGTGGCAGCTGTTCGCTGCCCCAACACCAAACTAACGGGCGGCGCGCCGACCCGAAGTCTTGCTGGGCACGGACCGGCGATCCCGCGCAGCGACGGTCAGTGCCAGGCTGATTGCGGTCAGCACGCCCATGGCTATGGCCAGCACCGGTTGCCCGGCAACGGCTAGGAGAACGGCACCGGCCGCGAATAAGAGGTGCGACACAACGGCGTGGTAGGGCTGCGCAAAATGTAGTGGAGCCTTCGGGGACAAGAATAGAATCCAGAAAATCAGTACCGGAACGACGCTGATGAGCACGGAGAGCACAGGGCTGAAGTTCAGCGTCTGCAATCCCCAGATCCCGAAGGCACCCAAGAGTGCTACTTCCAGGACGAAGCCGACGGTCGTAAGCGCTGCTACGACGCCGCTCCCCGTCGTTCCCGCTGGTGCTTTGGCAGACTTTGGCGTCGTGGCCGCTTCCGTCTCTTCGAATGCAACGGCAGCGACAGGAGTCTGCTCAGGCGCATTGTGCGCCTTATTCTCGCTCGTGCCGTGCTGCCTCGAAGGTGTAACGGAGTCACCGGCCGTAGCGGCTTCCGACTGCGCCGGTTCTGATGCTGCTTCTCGACGCTGAGCCGGCGATGATTTCGCTGCGGTGGGTGTGCTCACAACGTCGGCGTCATCCGTCGCGGGAGTCTTGGACGTCAAATCTGCGACGTGGTTGTCCTCGGTGCCCAGCTTCTGCGTCGTTGGCCGCACCGGAACAGAACCAACGTTTGTGGCGGTATCGATGGTTCCGGGGGTCACGTTCCCAGCGCTGGTGGAAGCAGTGCTTCCCACATTGGCGGATTTGTCCGCACCACTATCTCGCGTCGGAACGGGTTTTTTACTGGCTGTTGCGGATGGCGCGGAGCCCTCTTTGGGAACCGCTATGTTGTCGCCCGCTGCCGTTGGCGCGGAGCCCACATTGGAAACGGGCTTGTTGCTAGCTGGCGCGGTTGGCGCACTGCCCACAGCTGAAACCCCTTTGCCCGGAGTGGTTGGCTGGCTCGCGACTACGGGTGTACTTGTTGCTGCTTTGGGTCCAGTGGTGCTCGAGATTTTTGCCTGGGTTTTGCCGATTGCTGCCGAAGGAATCGATCCAATTTTTTCGCCCTGGGCGACCTGTCCCGGCTTGGCCGTGGGGCTTTGTTTTGGGGTGCTTGTCGCTTGTTCAGCCACGGACGCTGGTGTTGATGTAACGGGTTGAGAGGAACGCCCCGTTGTAGGCGACGAAGGTCGGGGCTTGGGATTGGCCTTAGCGATCGGCGCGGGCTTAGCAGTGTCCGCCGGTTTACCGGCGACAGCAGGTTTTGCGGAGATAGCTCCCCCGGCCTTGGATTCAACGGTCTTGGGCACCGGCGTGGGTTTCGCATTGTCGGCTGCCACAGAAGTCTCCACTGGAGGGCTTGCCACGAATCGGCCGGGTTTGTTCGGCGCATCCGACGACGTGGACTTTGTCGCGTTCTCGGTATTGGTCGGCTGTGCTGGGCTTGCCGGCCGCGGCGCACCCGGCTTCGGCGATGTCCCACTCGACGTCTCGGGCTTAGCTCCGGAAGCAATTGTCGAGGGCTTGGGCGCGGACGCAGTCCTATCACCGCTGATCTCGGCGGAGACGGTGCCCTTCTTTGGCACACCGTTATTCGACGTTGACTGCTCCGGCATGTTGCGCTTACCTCACATGGACTCGACAATGCCCGACACTCGTCGAGCTGACCATTTACGATTCCAGTCTATGACGCCAGCGACGTGCGATGGTCGAACAACATGTCGAAGCAAGGTTTTTCCCGTTTTCTGACAGTCATACCTGGTTCCCGGATTTCAGCTGGCGACGTGCTGGTTAAAGCAAATGATCCACTGTCCTGAATCAGGACAGTGGATCATTTTCTTTGTGGCGGGGACAGGATTTGAACCTGTGACCTCCGGGTTATGAGCCCGGCGAGCTACCGAACTGCTCCACCCCGCGTCGGTAAACACAACACTACCAGCGCATGAACGTCTCACCTAATCGAGCAAGACTTCGCGGAAAAAACTGCCTTTTCAACGCGCGTGCCCGGGTCGATGACATCGTTTGTTCAACGCGAGATCACATCGGCAAAACAATTGCCTGATGACAAGAACATCGCCCTGCGCCAGCAACATGACCAAGGCCGCTAGCCGGTCCTGGACCCCAGCAACATAGCTTTTAGGCAAAAGGGAAGGACCCTGACCAAGTTTCCCTGGTCAGGGTCCTTCATTCGTGGCGGGGACAGGATTTGAACCTGTGACCTCCGGGTTATGAGCCCGGCGAGCTACCGAACTGCTCCACCCCGCGGCGATATATCAATCATCGCCGATAGGGTGAACACTAAGCAAATCCTGGGGGTGTCGCCCTGCTCACACGTAGCGCGGGCGACACCCCCGTTCCCCGATAGCCCGAGGTTTCCGGCTCCTTACGGAGCCGGAGTTTCGCTGGCCGGTGCCGAAGGCGCTGGAGCATCAGTCGGTTCAGCGGGAGCGGTGAGTGCATCCTGAGCTTCAGTTGCGCGATCGAGCGCATCCTTAAGCTTCGTCTGCTCCGCGCCATAGGCAGCGAAGTCATTCTTCGCCAATGCCTCTTGGCCAGCCTTGATGGCCGCATTCGCATCACCCAAGGCGTCGGTCAGCTGCTGCTCCACGGTCAGGTCGACCTCCGGATCCCCTGACTCGGGAGTCCCGGTGCCACCGGTTTCGGTTTCACTGGTCACCGCGCCGGAGGTTCCCTGGAACACCTGATCAAGTGCTTCGGCCAGGGTATCGGCGAAGCCAACCTTGTCGCCGAAGGCCACAAGGACCTTACGCAGCGTCGGGTAGGAGGTCTGGCCCGAGGACTGCACGTAGACGGGCTGGACGTAGAGGATACCGCCACCAACGGGCAGCGAGAGCAGGTTGCCGTTCTTGACCTCCGAGGCACCCTGACGCAACAGGTTCAACGCTTGTGAAACCGTGGCGTTGGAGTCGAAGTTCTGCTGTGCCTGGCCGGGACCGGGGACGGAGAGCTCACGCGGGATGGCCAGCAGCCGCAGCTTGCCATAGCCCTCGGCCTTCACTCCCGCCTCGGAGCCGGCATCGGCTTCCGCAGACAGGAAGCCGAAGAGCACGTTACGCTGCTGACCGCCCGAGGCTGTCTGCGGAATGAACGTACTGGTCAGCGAGAAGGCTTCCTTCTCTTGCTTCGGCATCTTCAGTGAGAGGTAGTACGGCGGCTGCTTGATGCTCGCGTTGGACTGGGTCGGGTCCGAGGGAACGGACCAAGCATCGTTGGCGTCGTAGTAACCCTCGGGATCTGTCACGTGGTACGTGGAGAGTAGCTCACGCTGAACCTTGAATAGGTCCTCCGGGTATCGCACGTGACTCATCAGCTCGGCAGACATGTCCTTGTAGGACTTGATGTTGGTGGGGAAGACCTTCTGCCAGGCTTTCAACATTGGCTCTTCCGGCTCCCAGGCGTACAGGGTGACCGATCCGTCGTAGGCGTCAACGGTTGCCTTGACCGAGTTGCGGATGTAGTTGATCTGGCCGGTCTGAGCGACGGCACGAGTGCCGCCGGTCAGCGAGTCGGTCACGGCCGATGCAAGTGCCTGCTGCTTGGAATAAGGGTAGTTATCCGAGGTGGTGTAGGCATCGACGATCCACTGCACGCGGCCATCAACAATCGCCGGGTAGGTGTTTGAATCGACGGTCAGGTACGGGGCGACCTTTTCGACACGTTCCTTCGGGCTGCGATCGTAAAGAATCTGCGATTCCTCGTTGATGGCATCGGAAAGCAACAGGTCCGTGGAGGCGAACTTCAGCGAGTAGACCAACCGGTTGAAGAAGTTGCCCACCGAGGGGCCGCCGTCGCCGTCGAAGGTATTACGCGTATCTTGGCTGCCCGAGCCGGAAGCCGGACGGTCAAGTTCACGCGGTGCCCAACCCTCTGGACCACCAACAATCGAGTAGGACGGGGACGTTTCACCGAAGTAAATGCGTGGTTCGTAGGTATCGTCGTTGCCAAGAACACCGTTGGTAGGAATGCCGCTGAGCATGAAGTCGGGGCGGCCGCCCGCGGCCACGCGGTTACCGAAGGCAGCAACCACACCGTAACCGTGGGTGTAGGTGATGTGCTGGTTGACCCAGGTATCGGTCTGATCCACGTTCAGTTCACGGACACCGATGACCGTGTCTTCGGTTTTTCCGTCAATCTCGTAGCGGTCAACGTTCAGCGTGGTGGTGAATTTGTAGTAGGTGCGGAACTGCTGCAGCTGATCAAACGCCGCTGAGACCAGGTTCGGGTCAAGCAGGCGAATGTTCGTGGTGGTCGCACTGTCCTTGGCGAGGGCGTTCTTCTGCGGGTTCAGCTGAACGTCGTAAGGCGTTTCCTCAACCCCATCCAACCCGTAGGCCTGGCGCGTCATGTCGATGTTCTTTTGGATGAACTCGCGTTCCAGCGTCTTTTCCGAGGGGATGACCTGGTACTGCTGGACGATGAACGGGTAAATTCCCCCGGCAACGATGACGGTGACCAGCAACATGGCGGTACCGATGATCGGCAGGCGCCAGCGCCCGATGATCGCAGCAACGATGAACGTCACGGCAACCAACACCGCGGCGATGGCCAGAATGGTCTTGGTGGGGATCACTGCGTGCACGTCGGTGTACAACGCGCCGGCAACTCGGCCGTCTTGGGCGAGCAGTGTCGAGTAGCGGTCAACCCAGAAATTCACTGCCTGAAGTAACAGGAAGGCCACTGCGACGACGGCGATGTGAATACGGGCCGGTTTGCCAATAACAACCCCGCCGCGTTCCTCAATGCGAATGCCGCCATAAAGGTAGTGGGTGAGCAGGCCCGCGATACCGGCAATGAGCACCACGGAGATCAGGTAGCCGGACAAAAGCCCGATGAAGGGAAGGGAGAACATGTAGAAGGACAGGTCCATGCCGAACTGCGGGTCAACCTCATTAAAATCAACTTGGTTGAAGAACAGCAGCACCTCTTTCCACTGTGAGGTCACGGCCGAGGCGGCGAAGATTCCCACCACAACCGGCACACCGATCATCAGCAGACGACGCATCGGCTCAAGCTGGGATTGGTACTTGGACATGGCGTCTTGGCGCTGACCGTCCGGCGCGTACACGGGACGTGAGCGGTAGGCCAGCCGCAGCGAAATCCAGACGGCGAAGCCCATGATCGCGAAAGCCACCACGAAGATGGCGGCCTTGGATAGGTACTCGGTCCAGAACACACGCTCAAAGCCGAGCTGGGTGAACCACAGCACGTCCGCATAAATGCTCGAGACAAAGACGAA from Paeniglutamicibacter sp. Y32M11 encodes the following:
- a CDS encoding UPF0182 family protein; protein product: MPTIIVIGVLVAAFVFVSSIYADVLWFTQLGFERVFWTEYLSKAAIFVVAFAIMGFAVWISLRLAYRSRPVYAPDGQRQDAMSKYQSQLEPMRRLLMIGVPVVVGIFAASAVTSQWKEVLLFFNQVDFNEVDPQFGMDLSFYMFSLPFIGLLSGYLISVVLIAGIAGLLTHYLYGGIRIEERGGVVIGKPARIHIAVVAVAFLLLQAVNFWVDRYSTLLAQDGRVAGALYTDVHAVIPTKTILAIAAVLVAVTFIVAAIIGRWRLPIIGTAMLLVTVIVAGGIYPFIVQQYQVIPSEKTLEREFIQKNIDMTRQAYGLDGVEETPYDVQLNPQKNALAKDSATTTNIRLLDPNLVSAAFDQLQQFRTYYKFTTTLNVDRYEIDGKTEDTVIGVRELNVDQTDTWVNQHITYTHGYGVVAAFGNRVAAGGRPDFMLSGIPTNGVLGNDDTYEPRIYFGETSPSYSIVGGPEGWAPRELDRPASGSGSQDTRNTFDGDGGPSVGNFFNRLVYSLKFASTDLLLSDAINEESQILYDRSPKERVEKVAPYLTVDSNTYPAIVDGRVQWIVDAYTTSDNYPYSKQQALASAVTDSLTGGTRAVAQTGQINYIRNSVKATVDAYDGSVTLYAWEPEEPMLKAWQKVFPTNIKSYKDMSAELMSHVRYPEDLFKVQRELLSTYHVTDPEGYYDANDAWSVPSDPTQSNASIKQPPYYLSLKMPKQEKEAFSLTSTFIPQTASGGQQRNVLFGFLSAEADAGSEAGVKAEGYGKLRLLAIPRELSVPGPGQAQQNFDSNATVSQALNLLRQGASEVKNGNLLSLPVGGGILYVQPVYVQSSGQTSYPTLRKVLVAFGDKVGFADTLAEALDQVFQGTSGAVTSETETGGTGTPESGDPEVDLTVEQQLTDALGDANAAIKAGQEALAKNDFAAYGAEQTKLKDALDRATEAQDALTAPAEPTDAPAPSAPASETPAP